A part of Paroedura picta isolate Pp20150507F chromosome 7, Ppicta_v3.0, whole genome shotgun sequence genomic DNA contains:
- the TUSC1 gene encoding tumor suppressor candidate gene 1 protein: MRRTRSASRHWSCCFCGARVGGGGNSGSACCASGGGGISSSARRGRGAAGECCVCGGWRGRAGGSPQQLAERYADLAASHAEALRLGEERERQSARLREENARLKLENRRLRRENRSLFRQVLKLQQEPLTPSLALPLPEREAEPEGECLSREHEMLKDPLAEKGGHEPGAAAAAVEEGEGRQV; encoded by the coding sequence ATGAGACGCACGCGCAGTGCGAGCCGACACTGGAGCTGCTGCTTCTGCGGCGCCCGTGTTGGTGGAGGGGGCAACAGCGGCAGCGCTTGCtgcgcgagcggcggcggcggcatcaGCAGCTCCGCGCGGAGGGGTCGCGGCGCGGCAGGGGAGTGCTGCGTCTGCGGCGGTTGGCGAGGCCGAGCGGGCGGCTCGCCCCAGCAGCTGGCGGAGAGATACGCAGACTTGGCAGCCAGCCACGCCGAAGCGCTGAGATTGGGCGAGGAACGCGAGAGGCAGAGCGCGCGCCTGCGGGAAGAGAATGCGCGGCTGAAGCTGGAGAACCGGCGCCTGCGCAGAGAGAACCGTagcctcttccgccaggtgttgaAGCTGCAGCAGGAGCCGCTGACGCCGTCCTTGGCCCTACCCCTTCCCGAGCGGGAGGCGGAGCCTGAAGGGGAGTGTCTCTCGCGCGAGCACGAGATGCTCAAGGACCCTCTGGCGGAGAAGGGGGGGCACGagccgggggcggcggcggcggcggtggaggagggggaaggccgTCAGGTGTAG